One stretch of Deinococcus roseus DNA includes these proteins:
- a CDS encoding response regulator transcription factor: protein MQAARILVVEDEHSLASIMEAYLRREGFHTERASSGKEALQLAHTWKPDLILLDIMLPELDGLEVLKRLQTAQQDVRVILLTARSEQLDKLLGLKLGADDYVVKPFDPNEVVLRVHAVLRRSQPQPTPALRLGQLELDLQAMNVQVSGTRVHLTLTEYRLLEVLARHPQRTFSREELLERCWEGDALGRTVDVHMGTLRRKLEQHGIVGMLETVRGVGYRLWIQ from the coding sequence ATGCAAGCAGCCCGCATCCTGGTGGTGGAAGACGAACACAGCCTCGCAAGCATCATGGAAGCCTACCTGCGGCGGGAAGGCTTTCACACCGAGCGGGCCAGCTCTGGTAAAGAGGCCCTGCAACTGGCGCACACCTGGAAACCCGACCTGATCCTGCTGGACATCATGCTGCCCGAACTGGACGGCCTGGAGGTGCTGAAGCGCCTGCAAACCGCGCAACAGGACGTGCGGGTGATTTTGCTCACGGCACGCAGTGAACAGCTGGACAAACTGCTGGGTTTGAAGCTGGGGGCAGACGATTACGTGGTGAAACCTTTTGACCCCAACGAGGTGGTGCTGCGGGTGCATGCTGTGCTGCGCCGCTCCCAGCCACAACCCACCCCGGCCCTGCGTCTGGGCCAGCTGGAACTGGACCTGCAGGCCATGAACGTGCAGGTGTCTGGAACACGGGTGCACCTCACCCTCACCGAGTACCGCCTGCTGGAGGTGCTGGCCCGCCATCCGCAACGCACCTTCAGCCGAGAGGAGCTGCTGGAACGTTGCTGGGAAGGCGACGCCCTGGGACGCACCGTGGACGTGCACATGGGCACGCTCAGGCGCAAACTGGAACAGCACGGCATTGTGGGCATGCTGGAAACCGTGCGTGGGGTGGGGTACCGCCTGTGGATCCAATGA
- a CDS encoding NAD(P)-binding domain-containing protein, whose translation MPTILQRASRYHDPMASNQQNPTRVFPPAGVSFKTDIVVIGAGQAGLSAAYHLKQAGLAPGRGFVVLDENPAAGGAWQFRWPSLTLSTVNRIHDLPGLAFADTLESRQTSVQASQAVPHYFALYEERFQLPVYRPVQVQSVTSHGERLKISTDRFSLLAQGIINATGTWNAPYVPDIPGRERFQGRQLHTHDYHTAAEFSGQHVVIVGGGISALQLLDEISHVTRTTWVTRQEPWFRSGVFDEEAGRAAVKQVEDRVRQGLSPKSVVSVTGLPFTPAVQAMQERGVLHRLPMFSAITEQGLVWDDGRELQADVILWCTGFRSSLDHLDPLFLREEGGGITLTGRLATQVARDPRIHLVGHGPSASTIGANRAGRAAASELITQLNLPSR comes from the coding sequence GTGCCCACAATCCTGCAGCGCGCCTCCCGGTACCATGATCCCATGGCCAGCAACCAGCAGAACCCCACCCGTGTGTTTCCTCCTGCAGGTGTGTCTTTCAAAACGGACATTGTGGTGATCGGGGCCGGACAGGCCGGGCTGTCTGCGGCCTACCACCTGAAACAGGCTGGTCTTGCACCCGGACGGGGTTTTGTGGTGCTGGATGAAAACCCTGCTGCAGGAGGGGCCTGGCAGTTCCGCTGGCCTTCTTTGACCCTCAGCACGGTGAACCGGATTCACGATCTGCCCGGGCTGGCTTTTGCAGACACCCTGGAGTCCAGACAGACCAGCGTGCAGGCCAGCCAGGCGGTGCCGCATTACTTTGCCCTGTACGAAGAGCGGTTTCAACTTCCGGTGTACCGGCCTGTGCAGGTGCAGAGCGTGACCAGCCATGGGGAACGCCTGAAAATCAGCACCGACCGGTTTTCCCTGCTGGCCCAGGGCATCATCAATGCCACAGGCACCTGGAATGCCCCTTACGTCCCGGACATTCCGGGAAGGGAGCGTTTTCAGGGCAGGCAACTGCACACCCACGATTACCACACAGCAGCAGAATTTTCAGGACAGCACGTGGTCATTGTGGGAGGTGGGATTTCTGCTTTGCAGTTGCTGGATGAAATTTCACACGTCACCCGCACCACCTGGGTGACCCGCCAGGAGCCGTGGTTTCGCAGCGGGGTTTTCGATGAAGAGGCCGGAAGGGCTGCAGTGAAACAGGTGGAAGACCGGGTGCGGCAGGGGCTCTCTCCAAAATCGGTGGTGTCGGTGACGGGTTTGCCTTTCACACCAGCAGTGCAGGCCATGCAGGAAAGGGGAGTGTTGCACCGTTTGCCGATGTTCAGCGCCATCACGGAACAGGGGTTGGTGTGGGACGATGGCCGTGAATTGCAGGCCGATGTGATTTTGTGGTGCACCGGGTTTCGCAGCAGCCTGGACCATCTGGACCCCCTGTTTTTGCGAGAAGAGGGGGGAGGCATCACCCTCACAGGAAGACTGGCCACCCAGGTGGCCCGGGACCCCAGGATTCATCTGGTGGGCCATGGTCCCTCTGCTTCCACCATCGGGGCGAACCGGGCAGGACGGGCAGCAGCATCAGAACTCATAACCCAGCTGAATTTGCCATCCAGGTGA
- a CDS encoding serine hydrolase: MLSNAPFSLLVPLVVLTTVNFAQAAPRLGAHPDKYRIVFDLNVKTTFQTVSTASTLTIILPGINLPAEGRSLGILNLSYQQKGNQIVLTGQVQGIVVSTLDNATEGMRLILDVPRAADSPTTLAPLPAPTSPAGLNSTCLSNKAPVTTFAAPPPPAVLTGRIGLFVAELDSLTLKPVRAVVYNADQAFPLASTYKQVVLYDVLEDIDAGKYTLNSTLTTTEAMRSILDYSRGTNTIAHLAEQAIRVSENTANDMLHLTTGLLHPQETADSLGLCNTRIMLTTKAWWTAQAGLGGHYFPQVTLLQSTQAFASAGRTDQITMAVDLVKTSFNVKAEDLLEALDGKNGYFRRRYDSRIDFNTQNVSTPREFTTLVANPFVPGKLSQSSLQFYRDTFAKGCCKPKPLPFPVNYWGAKLGTGWRLMALTGYVELPGGRKFAYSYFNHESKSSDVADMRAQVPTALKWITQAINTLK, encoded by the coding sequence ATGTTGAGCAATGCCCCCTTTTCCCTTCTTGTTCCTCTGGTCGTTCTCACCACGGTGAATTTTGCACAGGCTGCCCCACGCCTTGGAGCGCACCCGGACAAATACCGGATCGTATTTGATCTGAATGTGAAAACCACCTTCCAGACGGTCAGCACCGCCAGCACCCTCACCATCATCCTGCCAGGGATCAACCTGCCTGCAGAAGGCCGTTCCCTGGGCATTCTGAACCTGAGTTACCAGCAGAAAGGCAACCAGATTGTGCTGACAGGTCAGGTGCAGGGCATCGTGGTCAGCACCCTGGACAATGCCACAGAAGGCATGCGCCTGATTCTGGACGTGCCCAGAGCTGCGGATTCCCCCACGACCCTGGCTCCCCTTCCTGCACCCACCAGCCCTGCAGGCCTCAATTCAACTTGCCTGAGCAACAAAGCCCCGGTCACCACTTTTGCAGCTCCTCCTCCGCCTGCCGTGCTGACCGGACGGATCGGGCTGTTTGTGGCAGAGCTGGACAGCCTCACCCTGAAGCCTGTGCGGGCGGTGGTCTACAACGCAGACCAGGCTTTTCCGCTGGCCAGCACCTACAAGCAGGTGGTGCTTTATGACGTGCTGGAAGACATTGATGCCGGAAAATACACCCTGAACAGCACCCTCACCACCACCGAAGCCATGCGCAGCATTCTGGATTACTCCAGAGGCACCAACACCATCGCCCATCTGGCCGAACAGGCCATTCGGGTGTCCGAGAACACCGCCAACGACATGCTGCACCTCACCACCGGACTCCTGCATCCTCAGGAGACCGCAGACAGCCTGGGGCTCTGCAACACCCGGATCATGCTCACCACCAAAGCCTGGTGGACCGCGCAGGCCGGACTGGGAGGCCACTATTTCCCGCAAGTCACCCTTTTGCAAAGCACCCAGGCTTTTGCCAGTGCTGGCCGCACCGATCAGATCACCATGGCGGTGGACCTGGTGAAAACCTCTTTCAATGTGAAGGCAGAAGATTTGCTGGAAGCCCTGGACGGCAAAAACGGTTATTTCCGCAGACGTTACGATTCCAGAATTGATTTCAACACCCAGAACGTCAGCACCCCCAGAGAATTCACCACGCTGGTGGCAAATCCCTTTGTTCCAGGCAAGCTCAGCCAGAGCAGTTTGCAGTTCTACCGGGACACGTTTGCCAAAGGCTGTTGCAAACCCAAACCCCTGCCGTTTCCGGTGAATTACTGGGGAGCCAAATTGGGAACAGGCTGGCGGCTCATGGCCCTCACGGGTTATGTGGAATTGCCGGGCGGCAGGAAATTCGCCTACAGCTACTTCAACCACGAGAGCAAAAGTTCCGATGTGGCAGACATGCGTGCGCAGGTGCCCACAGCTTTGAAGTGGATCACCCAGGCCATCAACACCCTGAAGTGA